From Lasioglossum baleicum chromosome 2, iyLasBale1, whole genome shotgun sequence, a single genomic window includes:
- the LOC143218947 gene encoding periodic tryptophan protein 2 homolog, whose protein sequence is MRFAYKFSNLLGTVYHNGDLVFSPDGSTVISPVGNRITIYDLKNNKSNTLSIESKYNYTSIDLSPNGALLLAVNEVGDLHVISMVSKIIIHTYKFKRRVRSIKFSPDSKHFAVCKENNVFIFNAPGLLTGEYNPFIMERVFHAASAETTFVNWSYDSKLIAVGSKDNAAKVYGLRKYANFKYINLGNHSDSVVACYFEKKDYNLTTISRNGQLCVWECSIDPDELVLWNPPAKRRKRNDDSDVEDDVDLDKAVERTEKQAKAHERNLQRDSSAEDEDKVVEDNPKAKWLRYRKLTRHYLADDVEKQKNENVTLTAAAYHKETGILVVGFDNGSFHLYEMPEVNRIHSLSISNQRISSIAINSTGDWIALGCSAVGQLLVWEWQSETYAMKQQGHSNNMNVLAYSPDGQYIVTGGDDGKVKLWNTLNGFCSVTFHEHTSSVSSVLFSHNRKFIVSAALDGTVRAYDLARYRNFRTLTSPRPVQFTCVALDTSDEFIAAGGQDFFDIYLWSMKLGTLLEIMSGHEGPVVSIAFNPNPASTEMVSVSWDKSLKIWNAIESGSSHETIKLTADGLFVTYKPNGEDVAVATLDGQISFFNCKTATQIGSIEGRNDLGSGRAETDFITAKKSLEGKAFNTLCYSADGTCILAGGLSKNICIYNVQEYMLIKKFVVTQNRSLDAVDDIISRRNLTEFGNLALIEDRDDDEGEDVVLRLPGVKSGDMASRSMKPEIRVYSLQFSPTGQAWAAATTEGLLIYSLDVGMVFDPFELELGITPETVKMTLNGREYTKALMMSIKLNEKLLIKRVLENIPTSDIDLIVSTLPDIYVEKVLKFVASELELSRHIHFYLLWVESILTTHGPRINSALQMPILLMLQKNMQKKYDELSKICDFNQYTISYLMESGKHKAEKSISKDVKTDSEGEDSDEVSLAEQMEVD, encoded by the exons atgAGGTTCGCGTATAAG TTTTCCAATTTGCTGGGCACAGTCTACCATAACGGAGATTTAGTGTTTTCTCCTGATGGATCGACTGTTATCAGCCCCGTGGGAAATCGGATAACCATATACGATTTAAAGAA CAATAAgtccaatacattgtctatcgaGAGCAAGTACAATTATACAAGCATAGACTTGTCCCCTAATGGAGCTCTACTACTTGCTGTTAACGAAG tggGTGACTTGCACGTGATCAGTATGGTCAGTAAAATCATAATCCACACGTACAAGTTCAAGAGACGTGTTCGAAGTATAAAGTTTTCTCCAgatagcaaacattttgcagTCTGTAAAGAAAACAATG tatttatttttaacgcACCTGGCTTGCTAACTGGAGAATACAATCCGTTTATCATGGAACGCGTATTCCATGCAGCATCGGCTGAAACAACTTTTGTTAATTGGTCTTACGACTCGAAACTGATTGCTGTTGGATCAAAAGATAATGCTGCCAAAGTATACGGCTTAAGAAAATATGCGAATTTTAAGTATATCAATCTTGGTAACCATTCCGACTCTGTTGTGGCATGTTATTTTGAGAAGAAAGACTATAATTTGACCACGATTAGCAG GAATGGCCAACTCTGTGTTTGGGAATGTTCAATCGACCCAGATGAGTTGGTACTGTGGAATCCCCCTGCTAAAAGAAGGAAACGAAATGACGACAGCGATGTAGAAGACGATGTAGATCTCGATAAAGCTGTCGAGAGGACAGAGAAACAAGCTAAAGCACACGAACGCAATTTACAAC GAGATTCCTCAGCCGAAGATGAAGACAAAGTTGTTGAAGATAATCCGAAGGCTAAGTGGTTGCGCTACCGTAAATTAACCCGTCATTACCTAGCCGATGACGTCGAGAAGCAGAAAAATGAAAACGTGACGCTCACTGCAGCTGCTTATCATAAGGAGACTGGTATTTTGGTAGTCGGGTTCGACAATGGCTCGTTTCACTTGTACGAGATGCCTGAAGTCAATAGGATTCATTCTCTCAG tatATCGAACCAACGCATTTCATCGATTGCTATAAATTCCACCGGAGACTGGATAGCCCTAGGCTGCTCCGCAGTTGGCCAATTATTGGTATGGGAATGGCAAAGCGAGACTTACGCTATGAAGCAACAGGGTCACAGTAACAACATGAACGTTCTGGCATACAGTCCTGATGGTCAATATATTGTTACCGGTGGCGACGACGGGAAAGTGAAGCTGTGGAACACATTGAACGGATTTTGTTCCGTTACGTTTCACGAACATACTTCCTCCGTGTCGAGCGTTTTGTTTAGTCACAATAGGAAGTTCATTGTCTCAGCCGCGTTAGACGGAACGGTCAGAGCTTATGATTTGGCAAGGTACAGGAATTTTCGAACTCTTACTTCACCGCGACCGGTTCAGTTCACCTGCGTTGCGTTAGACACAAGCGACGAATTTATTGCAGCCGGAGGCCAGGATTTCTTTGATATCTATCTGTGGAGCATGAAACTAGGCACCTTATTGGAG ATAATGAGCGGACACGAAGGTCCAGTAGTCAGTATAGCGTTCAATCCAAATCCTGCCAGTACAGAAATGGTGTCTGTGTCCTGGGACAAATCGTTAAAAATATGGAACGCGATCGAAAGTGGATCTTCCCATGAAACAATAAAGTTAACAGCAGATGGCTTGTTTGTTACTTACAAACCGAACGGTGAGGATGTAGCTGTTGCTACTTTGGATGGTCAGATTTCGTTTTTCAATTGTAAAACAGCGACGCAGATTGGCAGCATTGAAGGGAGGAATGATTTGGGCAGTGGGAGAgctgaaactgattttattactGCGAAGAAGAGCCTAGAGGGAAA AGCTTTCAATACTTTATGCTATTCTGCCGATGGGACGTGTATACTGGCTGGTGGATTGTCtaagaatatatgtatttataatgtTCAAGAATACATGCTAATTAAGAAATTTGTCGTAACTCAGAATCGATCACTAGACGCAGTTGAC GATATCATAAGTAGAAGAAACTTAACAGAATTTGGTAATTTAGCATTAATCGAAGATCGCGACGATGACGAAGGTGAAGATGTAGTATTGCGACTTCCGGGAGTGAAGAGCGGCGATATGGCAAGCAGAAGTATGAAACCAGAAATCAGAGTGTACAGTTTACAGTTTTCTCCAACAG GGCAAGCATGGGCTGCAGCTACAACAGAAGGTTTGCTGATATATTCTTTGGATGTCGGCATGGTGTTCGATCCATTCGAATTAGAATTGGGAATCACACCGGAAACTGTAAAAATGACTCTGAACGGCAGAGAGTACACGAAAG CGTTGATGATGTCTATAAAATTGAACGAGAAGCTGTTGATAAAGCGGGTCTTGGAAAACATTCCGACCTCGGATA TTGATTTAATCGTTTCTACACTGCCCGACATTTATGTAGAGAAGGTATTAAAGTTCGTGGCGTCGGAGTTAGAATTATCGAGGCATATACACTTCTATCTCCTCTGGGTGGAATCTATTCTAACCACTCATGGTCCCAGAATAAACTCCGCACTTCAAATGCCGATATTACTGATGCTTCAGAAAAACATGCAAAAGAAATACGACGAGCTGAGTAAAAT ATGTGATTTCAACCAGTACACGATAAGTTACCTAATGGAGTCAGGGAAACACAAAGCTGAGAAATCGATTTCCAAGGATGTAAAGACAGATTCGGAAGGCGAAGATTCCGATGAAGTATCTTTAGCTGAACAGATGGAGGTCGACTAA